The Terriglobales bacterium genome includes the window TGTCCTTATCAACCTCGCCAGGGACGGATCAAAGAAGGCCGCTGGCTTGGACTTCTTCGCGCCTTCGAGTCCCGCGGCAACGATCTTGTCGCGCTCGGGATTGCGCTCCACCGGCTTGCCAGGTGTCGCGCCGGGAGGAACTATGTCGAGCAAGTAGCTGGGGACACCCGCGTTTGCTAAGTGGGCGGCGATGCGGGATCCCATAGTTCCCGCGCCTAGGACGGCAACTTTGTTGATTTGAATGGCCATGGATGAAGTGGTAGTCGCCTGAGGCGAGGTTCCCATCTTATCGGAGGCGAAGTCTGGCGTGGCGACTGGGTTGAGTTCGACTTCTTCGATAACCGTTTTAGACATGAGGGCTCGAGAAATTATACTGAATGATTATTCATTCAGTCAAACCTATCGAACCTTTTCAGCTGGGTTCACGCTATGTCCGGGCGAAATTTTGCCGCTGCTGCAAAGCAGCGCACTCCCTGCCCGTTCCCTGTTACTTTTTTGAATCGCGCTTTAGAGGCCGCTAACTCCCTCAGCGGCCGGTGCTTAGGACGAAAGCGTCAGAATTCCCTGTTAATTCGCTGCGTTTGACACAAATTTGGAGATTTTGGGCAGAATTCGACGCTTTCCGAATCGAAATCAAGAAATGCCCTGTTATTGTCCGTGTTTTCTTGCTTGCGTGCGTAATTTCGCCGCAGGCGCGATTAACCCGGTTCGTCCGTGCTGGCGACCAGTGAGTGTGTAATCGCGTGGACGGAGAGCGCGATGCGGTTCTGCACGCCGACCTTACGCATCAGCTTGGCTACGTGAGCCTTCACGGTGCGCTCTTCGATCTGCAGCGCCTGGCCGATCTCTCGATTCGAGCGCCCGGCTACGAGCAGTTCGAGCACCTCTTTTTCTCGGTCGGTAAAGCTAACGCGGCCCGCGGGGAAGATTTTCCCAGGAGACGAGGTGACGCGATCGATGAAGATCGACATCACTCGGCGTGGCGCCCAGACTGATCCCTGATGAACCACGCGAATCGCCTGCACAAACTCAGACGGGCTAGCGGCCTCATCAACAAACCCTTTTGCGCCGGCTGCCAGGGCTTTGAGAATGGCCTCATCGTCCGCTCCAGTACCGGTCACTATGATGCGCAGGTCGGGACGCGCTGCCTTCATGCTGGCCATCACGTCGAATACGCTGCCGCCTCCGCTGGCACGATTGCCCAGAAGGACGAGATCTACATTCTGCAGGCGCGGCAACTCTTCGAGCGTCGCGGCAGAGAGTTCCAAATCGGACTCGCTATCAAAAAGGGAACGAAGTCCTATGAAGCGCAGGGGGTCACTGTCAACGACGGCAATATGTATCATCGGCTTCTTGGCGGTTGCAGCAGCTTTCATGGTCTTAAGCACAGCTGAGGCCTAGCATACCTTGAATCGAAGCCTATGAACTATTAGTGCAATGTCCTAATGGACATGTACTGAAGTGGTCAACCCCCTGCTGGAAAGCCGTTTTCCTGCGAGGTGGGGTGACTAGCGGGTCACTTTTTGAGCTGTGACGATTTTGCTGGAATCGACAGACGTATCGGAGATGCCCAACATGTATCCGCGAGAGAAGCCGGAGCAGTACTCGAGAGAACAAACATTGCTGAGAGTCTGTCGGCAGTATTGTTCAACGTATTCGGGTGTCATATTGGTGGCAGGAGCATTCTGCGATTGGGCGCTCTTGTATCCCGCGGCTACGCCTTCGTCGAAATGAGCTCGACGGGTACTCGGCAATAGATCTCTTAGGCCGGCGTTTGCAGCCTTTGCCCGTTCAGACGCCCGAAATTCAGCACCAGAAATCGCGTCTGCATACCCGCCTCGAAATCCCGCCTCATAGCCTTCTTGAAAGAGCACTTTGCTGCCGAAACTTGGTTGGTAATCTCGGCTTGCCTGGCCGTACTCCTTCAACTTCATCACGAGTCGGGCGTCGCGCCCCATATGGATGTCCAGGTCGCCGACATGAAACCCCTGCTCATATCCATGCCGATATCCATGAGCGAATGCCGAATTCGCATAGAGCTTCCCAAGTATCTCGTTTTGCATGTGAGACTCATTCGCCAGGAATCGTCGCGTACCAGGAGCGGCGGGATGAGTGACAACAGAGGTGAATTGGGTTGAAGTTTGCGCGGCCGAGGTGATGGCACAAGCTAGAGCAACGACCAACCAATGTGTCGCGCGCGAAGTCATGCCATCCACCGCATTAGGTAGATGTATGTGAGCTGCAGTTTGGATGTAACGGCAACGTGCAATCCGAAAGGCCCTGTTGCGCCAATACTGCGTGATAGCTCCTGAGCGCCAAGAACTCAGTTCAACACCAAAGTGCTAGACCTCTTGCGACGCGTAAGGTCATATTAAGCAGCTACTTAGGTGTTTCTTTCCATTTGCCAATTCCGCCCCTGCAGCGATACTCCATTCACCTTAACCCCGATCAATTGAGTTCGCGGGCGGGTTCGGCAACGAAAATTCCTGGGGGAAACGAAACCGGGCCGGACGCGAACTCAAGTGGTAACGAACTCCCCGGATAGTTAAACGACTTCCGGGGAGTTCCGTTTAAGCCAATAGCGCCGCGGCCGGAGTTAAGCCGTAATGGGACAATGGCCTCTCCACGCAAGCGACGGATGCTCTTCCTTTGCGTTGGCCCCTTCCTGTGCAGCGTGCTGGCGTCGGCCTCGAATCCTGTTCAATCCAAGTCCTGGTTCGACCAACGGCTCGTCAAAAAAACTCAAGCTGTTACAGTTCACGTCCATGCTTCGAGTGACCGCGACACGCTCATTACTGTTGCGCTGCTAGACGAAATCTACGATTTGCGGGACTGCGTCTTGGACCCTTTTCAAGTCGATTCCACTCTCGCGCGAATTACGGACGATCTCTCCGCTACGCCGATTGCGCGCGCCGAGGCGAGCTACCTCGCTGCGCGCATTAAAGGCTCTTTCGCGGAGACTCCGCAGACACTCATCGCCCTCCTCGCTCGCGGCGCTGGAGCGATGGCGGGCGACGCCGAGATTCGAGATGCGATTTCGGCCATTACGCTGTTGCATCATCTCGATATCGCAGCGAGGGCGGAGCAACCTGCCGAATCAGTTAACAGTGGTGAAGGCTGGTATCACGCCTCCCGAATTGCTCGTGACGATTACCACAAACTTCAAGCGCTCCGAAGAGCTTTGGAGCTGAATCATGACTACCTCCCCGCACTGACCGAAATGGCCAAACGCTATGCAGCGCAAGGACAGCTCACGCGTGCGCGAAACATGCTCTCTGCGACTCTAGAACGGTACCCGGCCGAGACGTCCGTGCGCCTTCTCCTGGCTGAGTTAGATATCAACCAGGGTCATGCGTCGACAGCGTTAGAGGTGATGAATCAACTGCGATCCAAGCCTCTGCCCATCGCTGTTACGCGGCAGCTCGCAGAAAGCTATGCTCAATTGAGGCTTCTGGACGAAGCACGCGATCTCGCCCACTTAGCCGTTAGGCTTCATCCTGGTGGACCCGAAGAGCGTGAACTGGCATCGCGTTTGGAT containing:
- a CDS encoding response regulator transcription factor → MKAAATAKKPMIHIAVVDSDPLRFIGLRSLFDSESDLELSAATLEELPRLQNVDLVLLGNRASGGGSVFDVMASMKAARPDLRIIVTGTGADDEAILKALAAGAKGFVDEAASPSEFVQAIRVVHQGSVWAPRRVMSIFIDRVTSSPGKIFPAGRVSFTDREKEVLELLVAGRSNREIGQALQIEERTVKAHVAKLMRKVGVQNRIALSVHAITHSLVASTDEPG